AAATCTCTAGGCACGCGACAAGGGCAACCATTGCTTCCTTGTGTAAGAAAGAAACTTGAATGTTTAATACTGTTTGAAGCCAGGCAAATCTCAGCACCACATCCATTACCATGGCTACGTAGTAAATACTTTTCTGTGAAACTAGAAGTTTGTCTCTTAACCATGGATTCTTTGAATTCCTTCGTAGTAGTCCCCAATCTAGAACGAGATCCCAATATATTGCAGTAACAGCTGCAATGATTGCACTGATCCAAGCCAATACCAATAGTAGTGTTGTGTTATGCTTACTGTAAGCTGTTGTCAGGCTGACTGCGAGAACGATACTTAAGTATTTGAACCCATTAGGTCCCTGCATTGGATCTTTCTCTTCAAAGTATCGCCGAAAACActacaaagaaataaaattaaaagatcaGTCGTTTAGGATTGGGTATTAATTCATGGATCCTTTTAAAGATACACATAAAACCTTGGATAGATTTGAACCCATGGATGAAACAGTGGGTTTTGAATGTCTAGTTAAGGTAAGTTTTACGCAACGTAGATCTTAATTTAGCCTCAAGTGAGAAAAGGATACTAACCTGTAATGCCCGTAGCCAAAATGGGAATGCAGCTAACATGATGTAGAATGAGTTATAAACAACGTCTGATTTGCATTTGGTCTCCCTCACTTTGTAATCACCTGAAGCATAGTAGCAGATGTAGAACGCAACACTTCTAAGAGCTTGGCCCTAGTAGACCAAAAGAACAAAGGAATCCATGTTAATTAGCTGTCTCAAATTGAGAACGTAAAGGCTCAGACACACACAAACAGGTATATTAGAAGATTTAAACCAGCTAACACACCTGACTACTCAGCTGATCAGCCAACATAAAATCTGATAGAGTGACCTGCTCAATCGACAGAATAAAAAAGAGATTGAGATGAGAATTTAACGAAAATTGCTTTTATTCAATAGTGCAAAGTTTTTTCTAGTCATGATTTTTTACTATAAGAAATGTTTTCATTCTTTACCGTGTACAAAGGAGCACTGATACAACGGAATGCAGTTCGCAGTAGGTAGACACGACTAGAACGATACACGATATTGAAAGGGCAAACTGTTATGAGAACTATAACCTGTGAAACCAAGAAATCATATAATAGTTAAAATAATGGTATCATAAATTAAGAACAATAGCATCATAAGTTGATAGTTTAGGAAATAAAGCTCTTACAGAAACTAATGCTAGAGGAAGTAGTTCAGTGAGAGCTTTGTATTTGCTTGTGCTTATATCCATTTCCATGTCTAGGTTGGCGAGCACACTGGCCAGTGAAACCGTTGCAAGAATTGTACTTAACAGAAAAACTTCTCTGTGTCCCAACTCTGTTCCTTTTTTGAAACCAAATATGAATGCATAATTGATTTGATAACGTTGCCAAAAGTAGATATTTGCTGAATACAGGAGCGCGTGTAGGACAAGAAACCCAAATAAACTGCAAGGAAAATTCAAACAAATGATGAAATTAGTCTTTCAGTGAAACATCATTGTTATGAATTGAAAACCTAAAAGCTAATTATAGCATTTGATGAGGTGACTTTGGCTGTTAGGGATAACTAACCTGTAGAGTGGAAACATGGTTTCCATATAATTAGCACTGCCCTCTTTTCTAATGAGATTTCTTACATTTATGACCAAAATTAGGCATATTAGAAGAGAGATTGTGCAGCCCATAAAGAAACCTGGAAAAAAGAAATCATAGATAAGAAAGTGCAAATTCCACAACAAATTTATGTACAAAAGCAAAAGaagtttttgtttttgtaaatCATTTTACCAGAGGTAAATGTTGTTGTATGTTTGTCTTTCTTCTTTTTCGATCTCAAGATGTTCATGCCTTTACTACGGTTTGACTTGGAGAAGTGTTTGGTAAATGAATCCTCTACCCTGTCCATGAGCCTAGTAACCTGTAATTAAGTTTAACAATAAAACCCCTTTATGAGTTAACTACACAATTCAATTAGTATTGCTATATAAGATTTGTCACCAgtaatggaaaataaaaattacatcaTCAGAGCTGCCGATGTAGGAGTTATCCACCATATTCAGATATATTTTTGATGCATGTCTTTCAGTTATCTGCAACAAAATGGTCatcaaatcaatttcagatgtactaaagaataattttttatttcttagttGAATGGGAAACAGAAAGATACCTTGTCATATCTCTTCATGGTCTTGGAAAAGGCCAAGAGGTTCATAAAGCTATAGCTCTTTAAAAGTTGAAGTTTGTGATAGAAATGGATAATTGCAGTCTTGAGTTGTTCCTCAACTCTCTTTAGATTCCGTTTTCTGAAACTGATTAACCCTCCACTATTTCCGTTCTTAAAACTGATGATTCGTTTTATAGTTGCTCGCGGACCGAGTGTTTCATTGATCTTAACACTGTTCAGGATTTCCATATGAGCTGGTATTTCAGTCTTCAATTTTTTCCGCCCCTCTCTTTCTCCTCCACGGCTGTTGTTATCAGTTGGCTGTATATTAGATTCATCGAGATCAGTATCATCAAAATTGCTTGTTTCATTTTCATCTGAATAACTTCCGTGGCTGCTTGGTCCAATGCTTTCTTCTATGACTTCCATATGCACCATTTCTGCACATTTGTTATGTAGAGTTGTGAAATTCTATTACAATTTCATAAACTTAATAAGGAGGGGGCTTTTTATGCAGTCTTAAATCTTACTCATAATCAGTGTATTGAATACTAATCTGCACGACATTACTGTTATTCCAGCATATGAACAAGAAATATTGGAGATTACTTACCAGTACTGTGGGGGATAGAGGTTTCTGAAGAGACAGAGAATCTGGCTGCAGATTCAGCAATTTCATTACAGAGGTGTTCAAACTTTGCTTGATCGGGATCGTCAATTTTAACCCTAAAAGCAATCAATGCATCCATTTGTTTGGTCAACACGGCAGCTTCATTCATAACCTTATCAACCTTGTCTTTGTAAAAGTTATTTACTTTGTTGAATTCCTCATCAAGTCTTTTGAAGAATTTTAGTTCATATTCTCCTCCTTCTTCATCCGACATCAGGAACTTAGTCTCATATTTCTCATGATGGACATCCGGATGACTCAGCATTCCTTTTTCTAGGTCATGATCATCTTTTTGGTGCATGATTTGACGAACTAAAATGACTGGTTCTTCTTCATGATGAAATAATCCATGGTGATGGTGATGCCGATTTGTTGTGGTCGTAGTAGTAGTAGTTGCAGTAGTCTTGGAAGTAGTATCAGTGGTGGTTTTAGAGTTGGTGATGGTAGGGATGGTGCGATCAATTACTAGACCACTGAAGGTTCTGTAGACTGCAGCAACTCCACCATGATGATGATGGTGGGGGTGAGAATGTTGGAGTGgggttttgaatttgaaatgcTTAAGATCTTCAAGGATGGATTTGAGGGATGTGTATTCCATGTAAGCTCCTTGCCATTCTGGTACCATTTTTGACCTCAACTCTTTGTCGAACCtcatctttttctttctcttaatCTCTATGGTAATACAAAGGTTTGCTAATGATCTGATACGTTACTGCAGATATACAAAGACTATTTATAGACTTTCAGCTTTTGAGCAACTGCGTTGGCATATCCCTGAAAAGCGAGGATTTGTCTCATGTACCAACTTGACAGACAGTCAGAGGCAAGTGTCATTTTTTTATTCAGATACAAGTACAGAATGAATGAGTTTTTGTATATTGCTAACTAGAAAAGTAGCCCATAGATAAGATAAACACGGGATCTATCTAAGATCCGTGTAAGAACAATATTTACATGATACATAATAGTACATCTCTGTTCAGTTTCCCAAGTAATATATTAGTTTGCTTTAGCAGAGATCATTAATGAACATGCATGTGAGCCGAAAGCCCCAAACCCACAGAAGGAGTTGACCTGAATAGCACCTCACATGGAATTTGGATTATAAAATTAGCTGTACACGTATAGTTGTATAGGACTATTAATATGCATTAACAGCACTTAGTGGGAGATTGAAATGAGACGCGTATTCTTCCACACATGTCGATGTTCTGTCCTTACGAAGGATATCTTGACGTGGCAAGCCTAATGTCACCGAGTCTATGTTCCAGAGGAATGATTTTTTGATTTAGGTTGTTGTTTGATACGGGCATTTTATCGTGAAGCGAACAATGGCAGTGCACATATGGGCAGAAAAGTGAACCTTTAAATGTAGGTGGAAATGCAAGCAGGTCCCATTTGGAACCACATTAAGCCATTGTCCGTTGCCTCTGTTTTAGCTTGGgttctctttttagtttttaCCTGTCTTGTTTTTATCTACAGAAAATAACGTGCGGCCTTATTTCATCCTAAAATTAAgggaagaattcataaaaatgataGAAAACGCCCCACTAGCATTTGTATGGTGACATAATGTGTTTTCGACCCTTCATTTCCCTAACAATTCACATTCATCACAACAGGTTTTTCGTTCAAGGATGATTAAGCTGTCCAGGTAGGGGGTCGTACACAGGAACATAACAAAATGTGTGTGCATGGTGTATTATTGTTTGGCTTCTGTTCCAGCTGAGATGTTTTGGTCTATCTGGTTGGAAAGGAATGGGAGAgtctttgaggaaaaaaaaagaaaatcacccAATGATTTCAGATCTGACGTCAAATCTCTGGTAGTGTTTTCGGCATCAGTCAAACATAAGGACTTTAAGGTGGACTCGTCTATTTCATGGAGTTCCTGGGAGGCGTTTTTCCTGTAAGTTGTCTTCCATTCTCATTTTCCTCTGTTTgcagtttttctttttccttccttgtACTTCTTGTGGCCCTTGCTTGTATATTCTTTTCTCCTTAATTACAGCCGTTGAAAGTACATAAATTGATTGACAATGTCAGATAATGATGAGTCAGAATTTAGCAGTAGTACGGTACAGAGTACTTTCCTCTCACACGAACCAACTTGACAGAGGGTCAGAGGCAACTGTCATTTTCTTTTATTGAAAGTACAAGTACTATGAACATGATTCTGCATATGGCTAGAAATAACAACTCCTAGATAAGGTAAGCATCAGATCTATCTAGGAACAATACATATACATGAGATCAATATAGGAACAATATATAGATGATAGATATCACTGCATATCCTTTCGGTTTCCCAAGTGACGTTTTAGTTTACTTTTAGCAGAGATCATTAATGAGCATGAACACGTGACTGAAAGCCCCAGTCCCCCAGAAGAAGGGTTGACCTATAAATGATTAACATTTCACATGGCATTGGTATTCTAAAATTAGGTAGAACAAGTTATGGAAATTGATGATTGTTGACCATGTTAATAAGGTAAAGAATGCAAGTATATGCTCTTAGAACAAAAGTACGATCCATTGTAATTCATCAGGTGTCCCTATTAAAACAAATTCATCGGTCGACGTCGTGATTATTCACTGATTCGATGGAACTCTCTGGCATGTTTATGTACCTGCGTTTCAGCCTTAAAATTCAACTCTTGCTGTTTTTATGCTTGCAATTTGAAAATTCTTTTCCCAACTTTACCCTCCTTGCAAACATGTTATTTCTTTATTTGACTACTAAGGTTAAACAGGGCCCGTTAGTATTAGTCATTCAGCCTACGGGTTAATTATGTTTCTTAATAAGATTTTTAGATGGTTAGAGCTGAGAAACTAACCAACAAGGATTGGTGAAGTTGGTCAGGAGCCTGACTCTCAGATTTGAGGTTAGTGATCGAGTCTCTACTCTGGAATGTGGAGATCTCATAAAAACCCTCTCATGTTTCTGAAACTAAGAAAAATTAATGCCTCTTGGTAAACGGAATGGCTTCAATTAGATAAAGCATGTAAGATCTAACCTTGCTGTTAACGTGAGGGTTCATTTCTTCCTAAATTAGGGCATAATTAATGCAATTCCAAGATGTGTCTTGATTTCATAATGAAttgtttaaaataaaaaaaaaatgattgataTTTCAATGATAATGTGTCAGGAATGAACAAAGAGGTACAGTACAGAGTAGTTTTGGTGTCTCTTTCTACACTCCATCATTAGAAGACGAGGACAATTGTCTTAAGCTACCAATATTCACACGTCTAGATTTTCGTTGGACATTGATAACTTAAAGCTCACCAACTGCTCTACCAGCAATCCACATGGTTGACAGttattttggcatgtttggcatatgAGTGGGGATGAAGCAGCGCATATTGGTTTGTCTCACGTACCAACTTGACAGAGAATCAGAGGCAAGTGTCATTTTTTAATTCAAGTACAAGCACTACTTGCATGATTGCTAGAAGTAGCAGGCCATAGATATTAGATAAGTTAAACATCTGATCCATCTAAGAACAATATACATGATAAATATCACTACATATCGTTTCAGTTTCCCAAGTGATAAGTTACTTTCAGCACAGATCATCGATGAGAATATAAATTAGCATATACGCATGTGAGCTGAAAGCCCCAGTCCCGCAGAAGAAGGGGTTGACCTATAAAATATTAACATCTCACATGGCATCTGTATTATAAAATTTGGTGTAGTTAGATAGAACTATATTAATATGCCATGACACAGCAGTTAGCGTGTGAGATGCGTGTGAGGCTGAAATGAAACGCGTATTCTTCTGAACATACAGAATATCACGTCCCTGCTTGATGTGAGGTTAGGGTATGGTTCCTCAGCGCTTTATGCGGAGGTCCTCACCTTACAGAAAGCACTCACATGGTTACAGTCATCATCTACACTGACCGTAAACAGTTGCCAGACATCCTATGATCAACCAATGCAAAACCCTTCTAGCATAACTCCCTCAAGCTACGTTGATATCTCCAATGATACTAACTAAAGAAGGCTTGCTTAACTGTTTATGAAATGGCAGGTGAATTCAGGGAATGCAGAGTCATGAAATGGAATAAGCCAACCTCTCATTGCAGTTGCGGATGCAGATGCTAGAAGGTTCTGTTTTCTTGTGTCTTGTTTtgtctataaaaaaaaaacatgctgCTTCGTTTTCTTCCTAAAATTAAGGGTAGAGTTAATGCATCCATGTGCATCCAAAACTTCTGTCTtgattttataatttcttaaacaTTAAGAAAATTGATTGATTGATAATGTCAATGATAATGACTCAGATATGAGTACCTCGAGGTACGGTACGGAGGAGTTTCGGTGTCTCTTTCTACATCATGGCATCATCCACATCTCACGTTAGAAGATTGGGAGTCACAGTTGACTTAGCTACGTTGCAGCAGCGACATTGATAGCAAAAGCTCACCAACTGCTCTACCAAAAACAATGCACATGGTAATTGACTAATTTATACTATTTTGGCTTGTTAGTCATATAGGTGACGCTACATCTTGACAAACTTGGTTGGCTCTCTCATCTGCTTATATTAGaattatctattttttttttatcagtatCCAAGGAATGGATTCCAAATGTAGAACAGATTCCATTAATTTGACAGTTAAACAGGTCGTGATCACTGATTGATGATGATAGATTATCAAATCCAGTGGCTCTTTTCTCAAGATTTCTCTTTGAAATGGTTTAAATTAAGTTTAACAAGTATTAGTAGACAATGTCTAATATTTCCATTTGTCTGCCCATGTTGGGTGTAAATGTTGTATCCAAAAGTGAAGTTTAGAGAGCACAAATGCACAATCTCTGAAGGGCCGGTTCAGGATGGTTGGGATTTAGCTCGGTTATTAATGATTTTATATTTGAAGTCAATAGTTCGAATCGGATGAATTTAG
This DNA window, taken from Papaver somniferum cultivar HN1 chromosome 3, ASM357369v1, whole genome shotgun sequence, encodes the following:
- the LOC113360218 gene encoding phosphate transporter PHO1 homolog 5-like produces the protein MVPEWQGAYMEYTSLKSILEDLKHFKFKTPLQHSHPHHHHHGGVAAVYRTFSGLVIDRTIPTITNSKTTTDTTSKTTATTTTTTTTNRHHHHHGLFHHEEEPVILVRQIMHQKDDHDLEKGMLSHPDVHHEKYETKFLMSDEEGGEYELKFFKRLDEEFNKVNNFYKDKVDKVMNEAAVLTKQMDALIAFRVKIDDPDQAKFEHLCNEIAESAARFSVSSETSIPHSTEMVHMEVIEESIGPSSHGSYSDENETSNFDDTDLDESNIQPTDNNSRGGEREGRKKLKTEIPAHMEILNSVKINETLGPRATIKRIISFKNGNSGGLISFRKRNLKRVEEQLKTAIIHFYHKLQLLKSYSFMNLLAFSKTMKRYDKITERHASKIYLNMVDNSYIGSSDDVTRLMDRVEDSFTKHFSKSNRSKGMNILRSKKKKDKHTTTFTSGFFMGCTISLLICLILVINVRNLIRKEGSANYMETMFPLYSLFGFLVLHALLYSANIYFWQRYQINYAFIFGFKKGTELGHREVFLLSTILATVSLASVLANLDMEMDISTSKYKALTELLPLALVSVIVLITVCPFNIVYRSSRVYLLRTAFRCISAPLYTVTLSDFMLADQLSSQGQALRSVAFYICYYASGDYKVRETKCKSDVVYNSFYIMLAAFPFWLRALQCFRRYFEEKDPMQGPNGFKYLSIVLAVSLTTAYSKHNTTLLLVLAWISAIIAAVTAIYWDLVLDWGLLRRNSKNPWLRDKLLVSQKSIYYVAMVMDVVLRFAWLQTVLNIQVSFLHKEAMVALVACLEIFRRGVWNFFRIENEHVNNVGKFRAFTTVPLPFIYDEDEEEDKDE